The following coding sequences lie in one Allorhizobium pseudoryzae genomic window:
- a CDS encoding hydantoinase B/oxoprolinase family protein, producing MKSALDPVTLAILNGRLEQIADEMDATLYRSAFNPIIAEARDACHGLYHAETGATLVQGTRGLPIFVGAMAFAVKAVIDKVATDGDLNPGDTYLFNDPYAGGTHLNDFRLVRPVFRGGKLYCWIASVGHWLDIGGNVPGGFNAKATESFQEGVRIPPVKLVSKGVMNRDLLDILAANSRVPTSNYGDLNGQLNALDLGERRLAELLDAYGDSTVAQAFDVFSDRADAMMRDAIRALPDGVYSFEDYLDNDGITPERLTIALDLTIKGDEMVLDFSRSSAPCAGPLNIAYSTAAACCYVALKHVFTAVPANAGCLRPISFIIPETTLLGVKPPKPVGGYTETILRVIGVVFGALAQADPSRATAAPFGTINALSIAGYRGDGSRYVMFSFFGGGLGGNPESDGLNHANNPISMATIPPAEILEASYPVVFTQWALRPDSAGAGHHRGGVGSIYEVETLTDADVFLLGERGVYAPPGVAGGLEGGLNRFTWESDDGERSPPLASKVTDVRVRAGQKIRIESPGGGGYGNPWTRSPDKVARDVRLGFVSRKNARTLYGVEVTKDGQVDVQATDRLREGKAA from the coding sequence ATGAAAAGCGCTCTTGATCCCGTCACGCTCGCCATTCTGAACGGTCGTCTGGAGCAGATCGCCGACGAGATGGACGCGACGCTTTATCGTTCCGCCTTCAATCCGATCATTGCCGAGGCCCGCGATGCCTGCCACGGCCTCTATCACGCAGAGACGGGCGCCACGTTGGTGCAGGGCACCCGCGGTCTGCCGATCTTCGTCGGCGCCATGGCGTTTGCCGTGAAGGCGGTCATCGACAAGGTAGCGACGGACGGGGATCTGAACCCCGGCGATACCTATCTCTTCAACGATCCTTATGCCGGCGGCACGCATCTCAACGATTTCCGCCTGGTGCGCCCGGTCTTTCGCGGCGGTAAGCTCTATTGCTGGATCGCCTCCGTTGGGCATTGGCTGGATATCGGCGGCAACGTGCCGGGCGGATTCAATGCCAAGGCCACCGAGAGCTTTCAGGAAGGGGTCCGCATTCCGCCGGTCAAGCTGGTGTCGAAGGGCGTGATGAATCGCGACCTCCTCGACATTCTGGCGGCCAATTCCCGTGTGCCGACCTCCAACTACGGCGATCTGAACGGTCAGCTGAACGCGCTGGATCTCGGCGAACGGCGGCTGGCGGAACTGCTGGATGCTTATGGCGACAGCACGGTCGCCCAGGCCTTCGATGTCTTCTCGGATCGGGCCGATGCCATGATGCGCGACGCGATCCGGGCGCTGCCGGACGGAGTCTACAGTTTCGAGGACTACCTCGACAATGACGGCATCACGCCGGAGCGCCTTACCATCGCACTCGACCTCACCATCAAAGGCGACGAGATGGTGCTGGATTTTTCGCGCTCCTCGGCGCCCTGTGCGGGGCCGCTCAACATCGCCTATTCGACGGCTGCCGCCTGCTGCTATGTGGCGCTGAAGCACGTCTTCACCGCGGTGCCGGCCAATGCCGGATGCCTGCGGCCGATCTCCTTCATCATCCCGGAAACGACGCTGCTCGGCGTCAAGCCGCCGAAGCCGGTCGGCGGGTACACCGAAACGATCCTGCGCGTCATCGGCGTCGTGTTCGGCGCCTTGGCACAGGCCGATCCCTCGCGCGCGACGGCCGCTCCGTTCGGCACTATCAATGCGCTGTCGATTGCGGGCTATCGTGGCGATGGCTCCCGCTATGTGATGTTCTCCTTCTTCGGCGGCGGGCTGGGCGGCAACCCGGAAAGCGACGGTCTGAACCACGCCAACAACCCGATCTCTATGGCCACCATTCCGCCGGCGGAAATCCTGGAAGCCTCCTACCCCGTCGTCTTCACCCAATGGGCCCTTAGGCCGGATTCTGCCGGTGCCGGCCATCATCGGGGTGGCGTCGGCTCCATATATGAAGTCGAGACGCTGACCGACGCGGATGTTTTCCTGCTTGGCGAACGCGGCGTCTATGCACCACCGGGTGTCGCCGGCGGCCTGGAAGGCGGGCTCAACCGCTTCACCTGGGAGAGCGATGATGGCGAGCGCTCGCCGCCGCTCGCCTCCAAGGTCACGGATGTCAGGGTGCGCGCCGGCCAGAAGATACGTATCGAATCGCCCGGCGGCGGCGGTTACGGCAACCCGTGGACCCGGTCGCCGGACAAAGTCGCGCGGGACGTCCGTCTCGGCTTCGTCAGCCGGAAAAACGCGCGCACGTTGTACGGCGTCGAGGTGACCAAGGACGGACAGGTCGATGTGCAGGCGACCGACAGATTGCGTGAAGGAAAAGCCGCATGA
- a CDS encoding isocitrate lyase/PEP mutase family protein: protein MTSLKHHISDGKTVVAPGVFDALTASIATDAGFSALYLSGAAIAYTRLGRPDIGLVSMTEVADVISLVRQRVETPLIVDADNGYGNALNVQRTVKTFERAGASAIQLEDQTLPKRCGHLQDKSIVSAQEMAGKVKAAVDARASEETLIIARTDAVAIEGLEAAIDRAALYAEAGADILFVEAPRSAEQLGAVSTALGGRRPLLANMVEGGNTPMFSAAELGRMGYSIVIFPGGIVRALARTAQDYYASLHQHGTNTPFADRMFDFGALNELIGTPQMLDLGRRYEEFDAAHHSPSAKGNTKDDAA, encoded by the coding sequence ATGACCAGCCTCAAACACCATATCTCCGACGGCAAGACGGTCGTCGCGCCCGGCGTCTTCGATGCGCTGACCGCCTCGATCGCCACGGATGCCGGCTTTTCCGCCCTGTATCTCTCGGGCGCCGCCATCGCCTATACCCGGCTCGGGCGGCCGGATATCGGTCTTGTCTCCATGACGGAAGTCGCCGATGTCATCAGCCTGGTCCGCCAGCGGGTGGAAACCCCGCTGATCGTCGATGCCGACAACGGGTACGGCAATGCGCTCAACGTGCAGCGAACCGTGAAAACCTTCGAGCGGGCGGGTGCCAGCGCCATCCAGCTGGAAGACCAGACGCTGCCGAAGCGCTGCGGCCACCTGCAGGACAAGAGCATTGTTTCAGCGCAGGAAATGGCCGGCAAGGTGAAAGCAGCCGTCGATGCACGCGCGTCCGAAGAGACGCTGATCATCGCCCGCACCGACGCCGTCGCGATCGAGGGGTTGGAAGCCGCGATCGATCGCGCTGCCCTTTATGCTGAAGCCGGCGCCGATATCCTGTTCGTCGAGGCGCCGCGCTCGGCCGAACAACTGGGTGCCGTCAGCACAGCCTTGGGTGGCCGTCGACCGCTGCTCGCCAACATGGTGGAAGGCGGCAACACGCCGATGTTCTCCGCGGCGGAGCTTGGCCGGATGGGCTACAGCATCGTGATCTTCCCGGGCGGCATCGTCCGGGCTCTGGCACGGACCGCGCAGGACTATTACGCATCCCTGCATCAGCACGGCACCAATACGCCGTTTGCCGATCGCATGTTCGATTTCGGCGCGCTGAACGAGTTGATCGGCACGCCGCAAATGCTCGACCTCGGCCGTCGTTACGAGGAATTCGACGCCGCCCACCACTCCCCATCCGCCAAGGGCAACACGAAGGACGACGCCGCATGA
- a CDS encoding ABC transporter ATP-binding protein, producing MLRTDTITMRFGGLTAVHQASLSVREGSITGLIGPNGAGKTTLFAVIAGFLQPTAGQVLWQGSDMTRLKPHQRAQMGIARTFQIVQPFQGLNVLENITVGSYLRHPKTEDAIAKARAVAERVGLGGELEQQASSLTVAGRKRLELARALATEPKLLLLDEVLAGLNPSEIRDIIPVIRAIRDDGVTIFMIEHVMQAVMNLCEEVYVLAQGQMIAEGTPASVCNDPAVIEAYLGKGAAARIANLGGAHA from the coding sequence ATCTTGCGCACCGACACCATCACCATGCGCTTTGGCGGTCTGACTGCCGTCCACCAGGCCTCCCTCTCGGTTCGGGAAGGATCGATTACGGGGCTGATCGGCCCAAACGGGGCGGGCAAGACCACCCTCTTTGCCGTGATTGCCGGTTTCCTGCAGCCAACGGCTGGGCAGGTCCTCTGGCAGGGCAGCGATATGACCCGTCTCAAGCCGCATCAGCGGGCGCAGATGGGCATTGCCCGCACGTTCCAGATCGTCCAACCCTTCCAGGGGCTGAACGTGCTGGAGAACATCACCGTCGGCAGCTATCTGCGCCACCCGAAAACGGAGGACGCCATCGCAAAGGCTCGGGCCGTTGCGGAACGCGTGGGACTTGGCGGGGAGTTGGAACAGCAAGCCTCGAGCCTCACGGTTGCCGGGCGCAAGCGGCTGGAGCTTGCCCGTGCCCTGGCGACCGAACCCAAGCTGCTGCTGCTCGATGAGGTGCTGGCCGGTCTCAACCCGTCGGAAATCCGCGACATCATTCCGGTGATCCGGGCGATCCGCGACGACGGGGTGACCATCTTCATGATCGAGCATGTGATGCAGGCCGTCATGAACCTCTGCGAAGAGGTCTATGTGCTGGCACAGGGCCAGATGATCGCGGAAGGAACGCCCGCCTCCGTCTGCAACGATCCGGCCGTCATCGAGGCCTATCTCGGCAAGGGCGCCGCCGCGCGCATCGCCAACCTCGGAGGCGCCCATGCTTGA
- a CDS encoding hydantoinase/oxoprolinase family protein: protein MNSHIKSLNGAVVGVDVGGTFTDLFYYEEATGKFRTAKVSSNRGDEAVGFIEGLKSFGAIADLGSIVHGTTVGTNALLERKGARTALITTKGFRDVLEMRRRDRLNTWGLWGDFIPVIERDMRFEVNERVLADGTVREALDPEEVRAAALKALAAGAEALAICFINAYANPANELAALEAARSVWPNGNLASSAQILPEIREFERTSTTALNAYLQPVVGGYLGKLQDALKGEAFTGPFHIVQSNGGVMSTETASRLPVRTALSGPAAGVIAAAAISKAAGYPNIITGDLGGTSFDVSLVVDGQTSLAAQTTIDFGLVVRTPMIEITTIGAGGGSIAHVDAGGLLQVGPESAGSRPGPVAYGQGNTRPTLTDANIVLGRINAERPIGGKLSRLDVEAAKAAIAEHVAGPCGLGVMEAAEAIVRVADGRMAGAIRLVSIERGHDPAKFVAVPFGGGGALHAGALIKDVGLQAALVPRYPGVTSALGCVIADIRHDQVQTVNLTVDALDEAVLDARMVAEAEAAGRIVHEAGLQMERVDILFELDMHYVGQTHTVSVPLPVTIANGSTGVTRQIVQDAFDAAYRASFSRLLPGLKAKIVNLRTAAIGRRPHFSLKALAPDAGCSLEKAARGSRPVWFDGAWHDTAIYARLELPVGAEIEGPAILEQPDATVLVDPDLAARVDELGNVIIERR from the coding sequence ATGAACAGCCATATCAAGAGCCTGAACGGCGCGGTCGTGGGCGTCGATGTCGGCGGCACGTTTACCGACCTCTTCTATTATGAAGAAGCGACCGGAAAGTTCCGCACCGCAAAGGTCTCCTCCAATCGCGGCGATGAGGCCGTCGGCTTTATCGAAGGATTGAAATCCTTCGGCGCCATTGCCGATCTCGGCTCGATCGTGCACGGCACCACCGTCGGCACCAATGCGCTTCTGGAGCGCAAGGGCGCGCGCACCGCGCTGATCACCACGAAAGGGTTTCGCGACGTGCTGGAAATGCGCCGCCGCGACCGATTGAACACCTGGGGCCTGTGGGGTGATTTTATCCCTGTCATTGAACGCGACATGCGTTTTGAGGTGAACGAGCGCGTGCTGGCGGACGGAACGGTGCGCGAAGCGCTTGATCCAGAGGAAGTCCGCGCCGCCGCCTTGAAGGCACTCGCGGCAGGGGCCGAAGCACTCGCCATCTGCTTCATCAATGCCTATGCCAATCCGGCGAACGAATTGGCGGCGCTGGAAGCGGCGCGCTCCGTCTGGCCGAATGGCAACCTCGCCTCGTCCGCGCAGATCCTGCCGGAAATCCGCGAGTTCGAGCGCACCTCGACCACGGCGCTGAATGCCTATCTCCAGCCGGTGGTCGGCGGCTATCTCGGCAAACTGCAGGATGCCCTGAAGGGTGAGGCCTTTACCGGTCCGTTCCATATCGTCCAGTCGAATGGTGGGGTCATGTCGACCGAAACCGCCAGCCGGCTGCCGGTGCGCACCGCCCTGTCCGGCCCCGCGGCCGGCGTCATCGCGGCGGCTGCCATCTCCAAGGCGGCCGGCTATCCCAATATCATTACCGGCGATCTTGGCGGCACCTCCTTTGACGTTTCCCTGGTCGTCGATGGGCAGACCTCGCTCGCCGCCCAGACGACGATCGATTTCGGTCTTGTCGTGCGAACGCCGATGATCGAGATTACCACGATCGGCGCCGGCGGCGGATCGATTGCTCATGTCGATGCCGGCGGGTTGCTGCAGGTCGGTCCGGAAAGCGCCGGTTCACGCCCCGGCCCGGTCGCCTACGGCCAGGGCAACACCCGCCCGACCTTGACGGACGCCAATATCGTTCTCGGCCGCATCAATGCGGAGCGTCCGATCGGCGGCAAACTATCGCGTCTCGACGTGGAAGCAGCCAAGGCCGCCATTGCCGAACATGTCGCAGGCCCGTGCGGCCTTGGCGTCATGGAAGCGGCGGAAGCGATTGTCCGCGTGGCGGACGGTCGCATGGCCGGCGCCATCCGCCTCGTCTCCATCGAACGCGGACACGACCCGGCAAAATTCGTCGCTGTACCCTTTGGCGGTGGCGGCGCGCTGCATGCCGGTGCGCTCATCAAGGACGTTGGTCTTCAGGCTGCACTCGTGCCGCGGTATCCGGGCGTCACCTCGGCCCTCGGCTGCGTGATTGCGGACATCCGCCACGATCAGGTGCAGACGGTGAACCTGACGGTCGATGCGCTGGATGAGGCGGTCCTTGACGCCCGCATGGTGGCGGAGGCCGAGGCCGCAGGTCGTATCGTCCATGAGGCTGGTCTTCAGATGGAGCGGGTCGATATCCTGTTCGAGCTCGACATGCATTATGTCGGCCAGACGCACACGGTCTCCGTGCCGCTGCCGGTAACGATTGCCAATGGCTCTACGGGTGTGACCCGCCAGATCGTGCAGGACGCCTTCGATGCTGCCTACCGCGCCTCCTTCAGCCGCCTGCTGCCGGGGCTGAAGGCGAAGATCGTCAACCTGCGCACCGCCGCGATCGGCCGTCGCCCGCATTTCAGCCTGAAGGCGCTTGCGCCGGATGCCGGATGCTCGCTGGAAAAGGCCGCGCGCGGCAGTCGTCCTGTCTGGTTCGATGGAGCCTGGCACGACACCGCCATCTATGCCCGCTTGGAACTGCCGGTCGGAGCCGAGATCGAGGGGCCGGCGATCCTCGAACAGCCGGATGCCACGGTGCTGGTCGATCCGGACCTGGCGGCACGGGTCGATGAGCTCGGCAATGTCATCATTGAGAGGCGCTGA
- a CDS encoding cysteine hydrolase family protein, protein MHNPISAAQTGLLIVDLQNDFLDPQGAYGRAGQTSSDIAALSDRLVPLADQIRTAGGWIISTQFTLVPLKGGEPLISPHLKTLRPFLAKGDFAPGSWGHRLVDKLAPADISIEKVAYSAFYMTRLEWVLRKCDIRKLLVCGIVTNGGVASTVRDAHVRDFDVTVLSDGCAAFSPDVHETAIAALKPVCRVATIAEVTTEIV, encoded by the coding sequence ATGCACAACCCCATATCCGCGGCCCAGACGGGCCTCCTGATCGTTGATCTGCAGAACGACTTTCTTGATCCGCAGGGGGCCTATGGCCGGGCGGGCCAGACGTCCTCCGATATTGCGGCGCTATCCGACCGGTTGGTGCCGCTTGCCGACCAGATCCGCACGGCCGGCGGCTGGATCATCTCCACCCAGTTCACGCTGGTGCCCCTGAAGGGCGGCGAGCCGCTCATCTCGCCGCATCTGAAGACGCTGCGGCCCTTTCTGGCGAAGGGCGATTTCGCCCCGGGCTCGTGGGGTCACCGTCTCGTGGACAAGCTCGCCCCGGCCGATATCAGCATCGAAAAGGTCGCCTATTCCGCCTTCTACATGACGCGGCTGGAATGGGTGCTGCGCAAATGCGATATCCGCAAGCTCCTCGTCTGCGGCATCGTCACCAATGGCGGCGTCGCCTCCACGGTGCGCGATGCGCATGTGCGCGATTTCGACGTGACGGTTCTCTCGGATGGCTGCGCTGCCTTTTCGCCGGACGTGCACGAAACGGCCATCGCGGCATTGAAGCCCGTCTGCCGCGTGGCGACCATTGCCGAGGTGACGACGGAGATCGTCTGA
- a CDS encoding branched-chain amino acid ABC transporter permease, giving the protein MYSPTILIEAMINGLLTGAIYALIALGLTLVYGVLHIINFAHGAILASAMFAVWGLNVLGGIDPYLSILFLAPVFFALGYGVQRLIIGPAAKDDDGNILLITLGLSIFIENALLAGFGSDTRSISSDFSFSVVEAGPFLISSPRLVGFAGSLVVTALLWFIMSRTDAGKAIRAVAKEKLGASLMGIDVGHVYALTFGLGCAALAVAAGLLMPTFYVNPRVGGAFVNIAFTIVVLGGMGSIPGAMIGGLLIGLVESLSGLLLGESLGQIGIFIIFILVLLLKPTGLFGAKA; this is encoded by the coding sequence ATGTATTCCCCAACCATTCTCATCGAGGCGATGATCAACGGGCTGCTGACCGGCGCGATCTACGCGCTGATCGCGCTTGGGCTGACGCTCGTCTACGGCGTGCTGCACATCATCAACTTTGCCCATGGAGCCATCCTCGCCAGCGCCATGTTCGCCGTCTGGGGCCTGAACGTGCTGGGCGGGATCGACCCCTATCTGTCGATCCTTTTTCTTGCACCGGTCTTTTTCGCTCTCGGTTATGGCGTCCAGCGCCTGATCATCGGACCGGCAGCCAAAGACGATGACGGCAATATCCTGCTGATCACGCTGGGGCTCTCGATCTTCATCGAAAATGCGCTGCTGGCCGGTTTTGGCTCCGATACGCGGTCGATCAGCTCGGATTTCTCCTTCTCGGTCGTTGAAGCAGGTCCCTTCCTGATTTCGTCCCCTCGCCTCGTCGGTTTTGCCGGCTCGCTCGTCGTCACCGCCCTCCTCTGGTTCATCATGAGCCGCACGGATGCCGGCAAGGCGATCCGCGCTGTTGCCAAGGAGAAACTCGGCGCCAGTCTGATGGGGATCGATGTCGGCCATGTCTACGCGCTGACCTTCGGCCTCGGCTGCGCGGCCCTTGCCGTTGCGGCCGGTCTGCTGATGCCGACCTTCTATGTCAATCCGCGCGTCGGTGGCGCATTCGTCAACATTGCCTTTACGATCGTCGTTCTCGGCGGCATGGGCTCGATCCCAGGCGCCATGATCGGCGGTCTTCTCATTGGTCTCGTGGAAAGCCTGAGCGGACTGCTCCTGGGGGAAAGCCTGGGCCAGATCGGCATCTTCATCATCTTCATCCTGGTCCTGCTCCTGAAGCCGACCGGCCTGTTCGGAGCAAAGGCATGA
- a CDS encoding ABC transporter substrate-binding protein — protein sequence MTLVETHLKRRTILKGGAAALATLSAPAVLRAAEPAPIKVGILQPVTGALAQDGEYGRLGAELAIEDINKAGGIKSLGGAKLQMVFGDARSNPEAGTQEVERMQEEGVIGIVGGFASPICLAASQAASRYDLPYLVDVGVSDQITGRGLKNTFRFAPGFSICTAAAIQNLVRINEAAGKPAKTVALVHEDGLFGSGLAKLMATELPKYGFEILDQIAVPTPSRDLSNVTLRLRSLNPDLIIPSTYYGETVLLARTMQQQRVRPKAVYAVLNGAASNRRFVAEFPEAAEGVMDCNHWYDPRNAKSQAVQARVEAAGKPYNYNIPLNYSSVGLLADALERAGAAERGKVIEALNTSTFKDHLMPYGETKFVNGQNMGAAPVSTQVQKGQIKVVYPSDFADAKPMFPANG from the coding sequence ATGACACTGGTCGAGACCCATCTGAAACGTAGAACCATCCTCAAGGGCGGCGCCGCAGCCCTTGCCACGCTCTCGGCACCCGCGGTGCTGCGCGCCGCCGAACCCGCGCCGATCAAGGTCGGCATTCTGCAGCCGGTGACCGGGGCGCTGGCCCAGGACGGCGAGTATGGCCGCTTGGGCGCGGAGCTTGCCATTGAAGACATCAACAAGGCCGGCGGCATCAAGTCGCTGGGCGGCGCCAAGCTGCAGATGGTGTTCGGCGATGCCCGCTCCAACCCGGAGGCCGGCACGCAGGAAGTCGAGCGCATGCAGGAAGAGGGCGTCATCGGGATCGTCGGCGGCTTTGCAAGCCCCATCTGCCTTGCCGCCTCGCAGGCTGCCTCGCGCTACGACCTGCCCTATCTGGTGGATGTCGGCGTGTCCGACCAGATCACCGGACGCGGTCTGAAGAACACCTTCCGTTTTGCCCCCGGCTTTTCAATCTGCACCGCCGCCGCGATCCAGAACCTCGTGCGCATCAACGAGGCCGCCGGCAAGCCGGCAAAGACCGTGGCGCTGGTGCACGAAGACGGCCTGTTCGGCTCTGGCCTTGCCAAGCTGATGGCGACCGAACTGCCGAAATACGGTTTCGAGATCCTCGATCAGATCGCGGTGCCGACACCTTCGCGCGACCTCTCCAACGTGACGCTGCGTCTGCGCAGCCTCAATCCGGACCTCATCATCCCGAGCACCTATTACGGCGAAACCGTTCTGCTGGCCCGCACCATGCAGCAGCAGCGCGTCCGCCCGAAGGCCGTCTACGCCGTCCTCAACGGTGCGGCCTCCAACCGCCGTTTCGTCGCCGAATTCCCGGAAGCGGCCGAAGGCGTGATGGACTGCAATCACTGGTACGATCCGCGCAACGCGAAATCCCAGGCGGTGCAGGCCCGTGTCGAAGCCGCCGGCAAGCCGTACAACTACAACATCCCGCTGAACTACTCCTCCGTTGGCCTGCTGGCGGATGCTTTGGAACGGGCGGGAGCTGCCGAACGCGGCAAGGTCATCGAGGCGCTCAACACCTCGACCTTCAAGGACCATTTGATGCCCTATGGCGAGACGAAATTCGTCAACGGCCAGAACATGGGTGCCGCACCGGTTTCGACGCAGGTTCAGAAGGGCCAGATCAAGGTCGTCTATCCGAGCGACTTTGCCGACGCAAAGCCGATGTTCCCGGCCAACGGCTGA
- a CDS encoding branched-chain amino acid ABC transporter permease, translating to MKLSGYIPIAVVTAALAVVPFISSSNTLFNFMVMSLIITLAAQGWNILGGVAGQTSFGHALFFGVGCYTASILQVHVGLNAWVAFLLALLAGAAAGFILGFLSFRAGLRGSYFALITLAFAELMRILANASEWTGGAAGLLLKLDPGFANMQFESRASFLWLALAFVFVGLVISRAIAGSRFGAHLVAVRENEDAARALGVDVLSVKLKAISLSGAMTAAAGVLYVQNFLYIDANIGFGVWISVEALLAPLVGGRGLVLGPLIGTFTLHGLGELTKSFAGRIPGIDLMVFAVVLIGVVAFASGGVLGLVRRFAPRLARRIAI from the coding sequence ATGAAGCTCAGCGGTTATATTCCCATTGCTGTGGTAACGGCCGCGCTTGCGGTCGTGCCGTTCATCTCCTCATCCAATACTCTCTTCAACTTCATGGTGATGTCGCTGATCATAACCTTGGCGGCCCAGGGGTGGAACATTCTCGGCGGCGTCGCTGGGCAGACCTCCTTCGGCCATGCGCTGTTCTTCGGCGTCGGCTGCTACACGGCATCGATCCTGCAGGTCCATGTCGGCCTCAATGCCTGGGTCGCCTTCCTGCTGGCACTGCTTGCCGGTGCCGCTGCCGGTTTCATTCTCGGTTTCCTGAGTTTCCGGGCCGGCCTACGTGGTTCCTATTTCGCTCTGATCACGCTTGCCTTCGCCGAACTGATGCGGATTCTTGCCAATGCATCCGAATGGACGGGCGGAGCCGCCGGCCTTCTGCTGAAGCTCGATCCCGGCTTTGCCAACATGCAGTTCGAAAGCCGCGCCTCCTTCCTCTGGCTGGCACTCGCCTTCGTCTTCGTCGGCCTCGTCATCAGCCGGGCCATTGCCGGTTCGCGTTTCGGCGCCCATCTGGTCGCCGTGCGCGAAAACGAGGATGCCGCCCGTGCGCTCGGCGTCGATGTCCTGTCTGTCAAGCTGAAGGCGATCAGCCTGTCGGGCGCGATGACGGCGGCGGCCGGTGTGCTCTACGTTCAGAACTTTCTCTATATCGACGCCAATATCGGCTTCGGCGTCTGGATTTCGGTCGAAGCCCTGCTGGCACCGCTGGTCGGCGGACGCGGACTCGTGCTCGGACCGTTGATCGGCACCTTCACGCTGCATGGGCTTGGCGAACTGACCAAGAGTTTCGCCGGCCGCATCCCCGGCATCGACCTGATGGTGTTTGCCGTCGTGCTGATTGGCGTCGTTGCCTTCGCCTCAGGCGGGGTGCTCGGCCTCGTGCGCCGCTTTGCGCCGCGGCTTGCCCGGAGGATCGCGATATGA
- a CDS encoding ABC transporter ATP-binding protein produces the protein MLEVKDIRTGYGGVEVLRGIDLSVASGEIVAVLGANGVGKTTLNKALSGLLPLASGSITFDGRALGGSPIAAVEAGLIHVPEGRKIFPNMSVEENLELGSYRRGRAGRSRNIERVYDTFPKLRQRMTQMAGTLSGGEQQMLAIGRGMMAEPKLLILDEPSLGLSPLLVEEMFDLVKRLNADGLPIMLVEQNVVQSLEIAHRAYIIENGLVTMSGSAAEIAADPDLKRAYLGL, from the coding sequence ATGCTTGAGGTGAAAGACATTCGCACCGGATATGGTGGCGTGGAAGTGCTGCGCGGCATCGACCTTTCCGTCGCCAGCGGTGAGATCGTCGCGGTGCTGGGAGCCAACGGCGTCGGCAAGACGACCCTCAACAAGGCGCTCTCCGGTCTGCTTCCCCTCGCCTCCGGCTCGATCACCTTCGACGGCAGGGCGCTTGGCGGCTCACCGATCGCCGCCGTCGAAGCCGGGCTCATCCATGTGCCGGAAGGCCGCAAGATCTTCCCCAACATGAGCGTAGAGGAAAATCTCGAGCTTGGCAGCTATCGCCGCGGACGTGCCGGACGCAGCCGCAACATCGAGCGGGTCTACGACACGTTCCCGAAGCTTCGTCAGCGCATGACGCAGATGGCCGGCACGCTCTCCGGCGGCGAGCAGCAGATGCTGGCGATCGGCCGCGGCATGATGGCTGAACCGAAGCTTCTGATCCTCGACGAACCCTCGCTCGGACTTTCACCGCTGCTGGTCGAGGAAATGTTCGACCTCGTGAAACGGCTGAACGCCGACGGCCTGCCGATCATGCTGGTCGAACAGAACGTCGTGCAGTCGCTCGAGATCGCCCACCGCGCCTACATCATCGAGAACGGGCTCGTGACCATGTCCGGCTCTGCCGCCGAGATCGCGGCCGATCCGGACCTCAAGCGCGCCTATCTTGGGCTTTGA